The Zea mays subsp. mays mitochondrion, complete genome genome contains a region encoding:
- the nad6 gene encoding NADH dehydrogenase subunit 6, whose translation MILSVLSSFALVSGLMVVRAKNPVHSVLFFILVFCDTSGLLILLGLDFFAMIFLVVYIGAIAVLFLFVVMMFNIQIAEIHEEVLRYLPVSGIIGLIFWWEMFFILDNETIPLLPTHRNTTSLKYTVYAGKVRSWTNLETLGNLLYTYYFVWFLVSSLILLVAMIGAIVLTMHRTTKVKRQDVFRRNALDFRRTTIHIQNRRFFSHKGDDAPVPPADPESI comes from the coding sequence ATGATTCTTTCCGTTTTGTCGAGCCCTGCTTTGGTCTCTGGTTTGATGGTTGTACGTGCTAAAAATCCGGTACATTCCGTTTTGTTTCCCATCCTAGTCTTTTGCGACACTTCTGGTTTACTTATTTTGTTAGGTCTCGACTTCTCCGCTATGATCTTCCCAGTAGTTCATATAGGAGCTATTGCCGTTTCATTCCTATTCGTGGTTATGATGTTCAATATTCAAATAGCGGAGATTCACGAAGAAGTATTGCGCTATTTACCAGTGAGTGGTATTATTGGACTGATCTTTTGGTGGGAAATGTTCTTCATTTTAGATAATGAAACCATTCCATTACTACCAACCCACAGAAATACGACCTCTCTGAAATATACGGTTTATGCCGGAAAGGTACGAAGTTGGACTAATTTGGAAACATTGGGCAATTTACTTTATACCTACTATTCCGTCTGGTTTTTGGTTTCTAGTCTGATTTTATTAGTAGCTATGATTGGGGCTATAGTACTTACTATGCATAGGACTACAAAGGTGAAAAGACAGGATGTATTCCGACGAAATGCCTTGGATTCTAGGAGGACTACTATTCATATTCAGAACAGAAGGTTCTTCTCCCACAAAGGGGATGACGCACCTGTCCCCCCCGCTGATCCGGAATCCATTTAA
- the orf120 gene encoding hypothetical protein translates to MSLKSNHKREVRRYRLRSEHCFRQENPSLTYALRQTKPSGQVQYNGCCLPLRLCQHRGFHSSRRRKPFYETIKTNSKEPVLNKDLVFQAGRPERGKGESLDRVKESEEVIKFEQSLTQAS, encoded by the coding sequence ATGTCCTTGAAAAGCAATCATAAGAGGGAAGTGCGCCGCTACAGATTGAGGTCTGAACACTGCTTTCGGCAAGAAAACCCTTCTTTGACTTATGCACTTAGGCAAACAAAGCCTTCAGGGCAGGTTCAATATAATGGTTGTTGCTTGCCTCTCCGCTTATGTCAGCATAGAGGATTTCACTCCAGTCGTAGAAGGAAGCCTTTCTATGAAACAATAAAGACTAACTCGAAGGAGCCAGTTTTGAATAAGGACCTTGTCTTTCAAGCTGGAAGACCAGAACGAGGTAAAGGTGAATCCCTTGACCGAGTGAAGGAGAGCGAGGAAGTAATCAAGTTCGAGCAAAGCTTAACACAAGCAAGTTGA
- the orf149-a gene encoding hypothetical protein translates to MIAFQGHPDKGTERVDMGLFLIKAYIGGWYDSKSFPTDVFSRWLDSPPGVNWKGQGFTMKQIAYNLHGDTNSIEFLHSLYADLVSQGKGCIANTSFSEVATNHGVGGSNPLLSGLAAPPGASLLKESFIVELLFLSNIYLLFGKTKPTY, encoded by the coding sequence ATGATTGCTTTTCAAGGACATCCGGATAAGGGGACTGAGAGAGTAGATATGGGACTTTTCCTCATAAAAGCCTATATAGGTGGGTGGTATGATAGTAAGTCTTTTCCTACTGATGTGTTCAGTCGATGGCTTGATTCTCCTCCGGGCGTGAATTGGAAGGGCCAAGGGTTTACAATGAAACAAATTGCGTATAATTTGCACGGCGATACGAACAGTATAGAATTTCTGCACTCCTTATATGCAGACTTAGTTAGTCAAGGGAAGGGGTGCATAGCCAATACTTCCTTCTCAGAAGTGGCTACGAACCACGGTGTCGGGGGTTCGAATCCACTTCTGAGCGGGCTGGCGGCTCCACCGGGAGCGAGCCTACTGAAGGAAAGTTTTATTGTTGAACTTCTATTTTTATCCAATATTTATCTTTTGTTTGGAAAAACCAAACCCACATATTGA
- the atp6 gene encoding ATPase subunit 6, whose amino-acid sequence MMMMTRWSSTDMKRRNRILANMVPIRNLSLPDYYEYEEEYPPVSREATRGVCILLRIDRYLSSIGRSIQDREVLRDFRQRLLFPQREAGHSFSEIYDDIRAHGVEASRLGQPLRDLYDEMERNGEIVNNGSIIIPGGGGPVTESPLDQFGIHPILDLNIGKYYVSFTNLSLSMLLTLGLVLLLVFVVTKKGGGKSVPNAFQSLVELIYDFVPNLVNEQIGGLSGNVKHKFFPCISVTFTFSLFRNPQGMIPFSFTVTSHFLITLALSFSIFIGITIVGFQRHGLHFFSFLLPAGVPLPLAPFLVLLELISHCFRALSSGIRLFANMMAGHSSVKILSGFAWTMLFLNNIFYFLGDLGPLFIVLALTGLELGVAISQAHVSTISICIYLNDATNLHQNESFHNCIKTRSQS is encoded by the coding sequence ATGATGATGATGACTAGATGGAGTTCCACTGATATGAAGAGAAGAAATAGAATATTGGCTAATATGGTGCCAATTCGTAATTTAAGTTTACCTGATTATTATGAATATGAAGAAGAATACCCTCCAGTTTCAAGAGAGGCAACCAGAGGGGTCTGTATACTCCTACGAATAGACAGATATTTATCTTCAATTGGAAGGAGCATTCAAGACCGTGAGGTTCTACGCGATTTCCGCCAACGGTTACTCTTTCCCCAACGCGAGGCTGGGCACAGCTTTTCCGAAATATATGATGATATACGAGCGCATGGGGTAGAAGCAAGTCGATTGGGTCAGCCTCTAAGAGATCTGTACGATGAGATGGAAAGGAACGGCGAGATAGTAAATAACGGCTCAATCATTATCCCTGGAGGCGGCGGACCAGTAACAGAAAGCCCATTGGATCAATTTGGAATTCACCCAATTCTGGATCTGAATATTGGCAAGTACTATGTCTCATTCACAAATCTATCCTTGTCTATGCTACTCACTCTCGGTTTGGTCCTACTTCTGGTTTTTGTTGTTACGAAAAAAGGAGGGGGAAAGTCAGTGCCAAATGCATTTCAATCCTTGGTGGAGCTTATTTATGATTTCGTGCCGAACCTGGTAAACGAACAAATAGGTGGTCTTTCCGGAAATGTGAAACACAAGTTTTTCCCTTGCATCTCGGTCACTTTTACTTTTTCGTTATTTCGTAATCCCCAGGGTATGATACCCTTTAGCTTCACAGTGACAAGTCATTTTCTCATTACTTTGGCTCTTTCATTTTCCATTTTTATAGGCATTACGATCGTTGGATTTCAAAGACATGGGCTTCATTTTTTTAGCTTCTTATTACCAGCGGGAGTCCCACTGCCATTAGCACCTTTTTTAGTACTCCTTGAGCTAATCTCTCATTGTTTTCGTGCATTAAGCTCAGGAATACGTTTATTTGCTAATATGATGGCCGGTCATAGTTCAGTAAAGATTTTAAGTGGGTTTGCTTGGACTATGCTATTTCTGAATAATATTTTCTATTTCTTAGGAGATCTTGGTCCCTTATTTATAGTTCTAGCATTAACCGGTCTGGAATTAGGTGTAGCTATATCACAAGCTCATGTTTCTACGATCTCAATTTGTATTTACTTGAATGATGCTACAAATCTCCATCAAAATGAGTCATTTCATAATTGCATAAAAACGAGGAGCCAATCATAG